The DNA sequence CTTCAATGAGAAAAATAGTTTACCAAATTAAAACCAAATCCGCTTTAGTCCACAGCAATCCTGATATCATATAAGCACACAGAAAGGTGCTTATAAaatttattaataaaaatggGTGCAGGTACTGGAAGGAGGGTATTCGCAATTTTATCTTGatggggtgggagggggggggggggtgcacattCAGGGTGTACATCTTGTCCAATCAGAGGAGAGGTGGAACAGAACATAGAAATCCATAAAAACTGTGGCAGCCTACTTGGACTGAGCTACCCACCAGGCTAAGTGGCTATGTTTACTGCACATATTATGAGCATGTGTACTCTTACCAAATAActtgtataaaaatatataacataCAGAGTTTGTAAAACATGTAGCCCACGAGCAAACACAGGGGAtcggctggggggggggggggggggtatcatAGGTagcatatggaaaaagcaaagTATTTGAAAACCCCTTATAAGAAACGATCAGCTTTTTGGCCACCAAAGAAGGGTgggcgcacccccctgtgtcgCCCTAATATCAAGCAAAGATAAAAGATTCTGACTTGGGCCTTTAAACATATGTAACTTGCTGAACTTTTACCTATAAAAGATGTTGTGATAAGTTCTAAATCATTCAGCAGCGGCGTGTAAATTGGACTCTCTTCACCTTTTTCTTTGAAACAAgaacaaataataattaaaagtCTCATATGTTTTTCACATTTGTGTGTTTTTCGCGTTGATCCAAATACTGTTTCCCTGTCTGGAATAAGGACTAAATTAGGGTCCCGTTTTACCCTTCTTGGACCCTGATTGATacctccacccctccctccccagtagcggatctagggggagggtttagagGGTTTAAtccctcccccttgggttgccAATAAACGATatgtaacaaaacaaattacccccttccccctttgtcactgagccaacccccccccccccccccaaagcgaaaagctagatccgccctgGCTCCCCCAACAGCGTTATGTTGACAAACAAGAATAACTTTCCACTCTGATAAGAAGGAACTTTTCGCGTGGCTTGAGAAGGTCCATCACATATCCCAGGCCCATACCCAAGACTTTTCTtcagggggtgcgaaatccaaaaaagtggacctattTTGTTTCCgggaggagagggggagggagggagttctctgataaaaaaactaaccacctccgaaagaacaaaaagggattttttatgccattgcagtatatccacgggacgtttattgtcagatttggctacataacagagtgatctagctcaTGATTTTTAGTCTTGTcaacaaatagcacgtctattgagaaccaaaagtggactttcggccgttgtgggccATGGCGACAAACATGACTCACTTTCCACTCTGATAAGCACAAACTTTTCGCGTGCCTTGAGAAGGTCTGTTGCATAGTTGCCAGTGTGATCCAATAAGTTCTTCACATTTCCCAGCTCATCCGACAAGTCGACTACAACTATAAGCACAAAGCAAACAAAGAAATCCTGAGTAAAGACAGCCATGTTTTCGGAGCGATAAAAACGTCGAAAGAATCACAACATTCCTTTGTCCATTGTTTAGACAGGGAAATCACGACACGATAACAAGAATAAATATCTCTTACAGTCTTTATCACACAAGCATCTTCTTTTGATGTCCTCTAGAAGATTTTGTGTTCGGCAATTCGGGTTGAACAGCGCTTCTTGGGAATCTGTGGTCGTATAGAAACGGATCAATCCGAGGTCAACACAAGACAAGATAATCTGTTTATATCGATTCCTGCGTCCCTGAATTTTCTTATAACTCCAGGAGTCTTTTGAACAGATTTTGTAAAAGACAATTAGTTAAAAAAGCAAGCAAATAATGTTAcaatgaataataaaaactCACCTCCGTATTTCACTGTGATAAACATTGTGTTTTTCAAGCCGGCGTTTTACAGACGCGTTTTAATATCGCATAGTTTAGTGTTCGTGACCGTATAACAGTAGTTAACACCTGAGGCGGTTATAAACAAAGACTTATAACAAAAGAAGCACAAAAGATTGAAGTAAGCTGAGAGTGAGCGCCGTTCTGTGATGGTTGAATTCCGATACGTGTTACGGAGTCACGGTATGAAAGGTTTCGTGTTTCAAATATGGCCCGAAAAGCCTTGCAAGACTTTAGAAAACTAATTCCCTCTTATATCTTTGGGTTTATGAAACGCTCTGTTCTTTTATATTCCAGAATGAATAATTCAAGttgtttttaaatagaaaCACTTTATTACTCCTCCTTCTGCCATAGACAATTTTGTCACACGATACAAAATAGGACATTGAAAATATACAAATCTAAATTGTAAATATATTAGGGGTAGCTTTTCATACTGCCCCAATAATATTTGAGATTTCTATACAAAGCGTTTTGCGCTAGCAAAGATAATAAATTAAATGCACGAAAGTTATTTCAATTACTTATTTATCTTTATCAAAATGTGGTATTATTTAACATTTACCCCGCTAAAAAACGAAACAAACTCTTTGACCACACAGTTCGCGATGGATGTTGGCCACGGGAAATATGTCAGAACTAAGAGTTTGTTGCAAAGAGTGAGCAACATCCAAGTCAAATTCTGAGAGCACTGATGAACCATTTGCTCTTGGTCCATTATATTTCAGCGGGGCAGATGAATTATTGAAATGGTATAAAATGGAGAGACTGGCCTCACCATGGCCGACAAGCAAAGGAGAATTGCTCCACAGCCATGTGCTTAATAAAGAAAGACTCCTGTAATTTTACAATTGTTTTGTCACCCGGAAAGCTTTTTGAGAAGAAAAGATACTATTGTGCCCTGTGATGACAAATCAGTTGGGGAACTCCGCTGACCAGTTATGACGTCACTATCACACATGACGTCACTATCACGTCTGTTATGACGTCACTATCACACATTCAGAAATTATCCATATCTGATCCCTTATGACTTGCCTATGATTCATGTGTGATCCCTTATGACTTGCCTATGATTCATGTGTGATCCCTTATGACCCGCATGATTTATGTGTGATCCCTTATGACCCGCATGATTTATGTGTGATCCCTTATGACCCGCATGATTCATGTGTGATCCCTTATGACCTGCATGATTCATGCGTGATCCCTTATGACCCGCTATGATTCATGTGTGATCCCTTATGACCCGCTATGATTCATGTGATCCCTTATGACCCGCTATGATTCATGTGTGATCCCTTATGACCCGCTATGATTTATGTGTGATCCCTTATGACCCGCTATGATTTATGTGTGATCCCTTTATCAACACGGATGATACACCCTTGCAATTGCGTCAGTCGGAAGTCAAGTGAA is a window from the Nematostella vectensis chromosome 9, jaNemVect1.1, whole genome shotgun sequence genome containing:
- the LOC116608923 gene encoding uncharacterized protein CXorf65 homolog isoform X1 encodes the protein MFITVKYGDSQEALFNPNCRTQNLLEDIKRRCLCDKDFVVDLSDELGNVKNLLDHTGNYATDLLKAREKFVLIRVEKKGEESPIYTPLLNDLELITTSFIERLSRPESRMSESGRNTQSRQRRKSSGSSWARARAGILQNSGNKSRDSKKPSSRSTDRKTFASRENSKLGMTI
- the LOC116608923 gene encoding uncharacterized protein CXorf65 homolog isoform X2, which encodes MFITVKYGDSQEALFNPNCRTQNLLEDIKRRCLCDKDFVVDLSDELGNVKNLLDHTGNYATDLLKAREKFVLIRVEKRLSRPESRMSESGRNTQSRQRRKSSGSSWARARAGILQNSGNKSRDSKKPSSRSTDRKTFASRENSKLGMTI